The sequence CGGGCGGTGGTGGTGCTCGGGTTCGAGCAGGTGCGGATGATCGGCTTGTCGATCAGCTTGCTCGACACCTTGGGCAAGGGGGCTGCCAGTCAGCAACTTCAGAGCCTGCTGGCGCGCTCCTTCCATGGCGCGGTGCAGGCCCGCAATCTGGCCCAGTACGTAGCGCTGGCGCACAAGGAGGAAGTCTTCATCGCCGGCTTGTTGCAGCATCTGGGTGAGTTGGCGTTCTGGAGCCTGGCTGGCGAATCGGCTGAGCAGTTGGCCGAAGCTCTGGCCGTGCCGGATATTGATCGCGACAAGGCGGTGCGCCGGGTATTGGGCTTCAGCTTTGAGCAGTTGACCCAGGGTCTGCTGCGCAGCTGGAATCTGGGTGATATTGGTCATCTGATCCAGTCCGGCCGTGACGCCCGAACTCCAGCGGCGCGGGCCCTGGCCATGGGTAGTCGGGTGGCCGAGCAAGCGCAGGGCGGCTGGCACTCGGAAGGTTTTCAGGCATTGATCAAGCCATTGGCCGGACTGATTGGCAGCAGTCCGGACGAAGCTCTGCAGCAGGTGCTGGCCAGTGCCCACGAAGCGGCGGACATCGCCGCCGGTTGCGGAGCCCATGAACTGCAGGCCTTGATTCCCAGTACCGAGGGTGTGCCGCTGGATCTGGCCGGCTTGCTTGAGCAGGAGGCGGTGGGCGTGGCCGCCAGGGCGACCATCAGCGAGCCGCTGCTACAGGGCAATGTCGATCTGCTCAAACTGTCGATGCAAAACATGGCGCTGATGGTCAAAAGCCCGATCAATGTCGAAGCTATTTTGTCGACGCTGATGAACGGGCTGCATCTGGGTGCCGGGCTGGAACGGGTGATGCTGGCGGTGTTGGCTGACAACCAGAGTCGGTTCAAGGCCAAACGGGTGGTCGGCAAGGGAACTCAAGCCTGGTTGAGCGGCTTTGATCTGTCGTGCAGTCGAGCGCATGAGCATATTTTTGGCTATGCCCTGCGTCAGCGTGAAGTGCTGTGGATGGGTACTCCTGCCACCTGCAGCCTTGAGGATCTGAGTGACCAGCGGATCCGCGAATATTTTGGCGACGGCATGTTCTTTATCGCCCCTATCCTGGCCGGTAACCGTGAGATCGGGGTGCTGTATGCCGATATGCGGGTATCTGGCCGCGAGCCCAGTGAAGCCCAGTTCGCAGCGTTCAAGCGCTTTACCGAGCTGACCGGGCACTGTCTTCAGGCCCTGGGGCGGCGCGGCTGATCAGCCCGGCGGCAGGCAGACCCCGGTGCCACCCAGGCCACAGTAGCCGCCGGGGTTCTTGTCCAGGTACTGCTGATGGTAGTCCTCGGCATAATAAAAAGTAGTGGCTGGCAGTATCTCGGTGGTGACCGGGCCTTTGCCAGCCTGGCCCAGTGCATCAGCAAAGCGGGCCTTGCTGGCCTCGGCTACAGCACGTTGATAGGGGTTGAAGACGTAAATGCCGGAGCGGTACTGGGTGCCGATATCGTTGCCCTGGCGCATGCCTTGGGTCGGGTCGTGGGATTCCCAGAACACCTTCAGCAGCTCATCCAGACTCAACTGCTCCGGGTCGAACACCACCAAAACCACTTCATTGTGTCCGGTCAGACCCGAGCAGACTTCCTCGTAGGTTGGGTTGGGCGTCAGTCCAGCGCAATAGCCAACGGCGGTGGTGTAAACCCCGTGTAATTGCCAGAAGCGACGTTCGGCGCCCCAGAAGCAACCCATGCCGACAATGATCTGCTGTAACCCTTCGGGAAACGGCGGCTTGAGCTGTGTGCCGAGAACCGTATGGGTGTCACTGGTCGGGATTGGCTGATTGCGTCCCGGCAATGCCTCCTCTTCACTGGGCATGCGCAGTTTGTGTTCCGGTATTTGCCGGTGAAACATGATGCTGATCCCCTGTAGTCAATGTTCCGGAGTCATGATGCGCCTGGGGTATTGGGCTGTCCAGCCTGGGACCCGACGTGACCGTTGCAAGGTATGATGACGTCAGAGCCTTGTCTCGCTGTGAGGAGGTTGTCTTATGTCTGATACTGTTCATCCGCTGCAGCCGTTGTTGCATGACGAAATCCCTCTGACCCGTGCCCTGGGGCTCGAAGTGGTGAGCTATCAGGCCGGCACGTTGACGCTCAAGGCGCCGCTGGCGCCCAATGCCAATCACAAGGGTACGGCGTTTGGCGGCAGCTTGTACTGCATGGCGCTGGTCGCGGGCTGGGGCTGGTTGCATCTGGCCCTGCGCGAAGCCGGTATTGATGACGGCCATGTGGTGATCCATGAGGCCCAGGTCAAATACCAGGCGCCGGTTGAAGGTGAGTTGGTGGCGGTTTGTGCGCCACCGCCAGTCGAAGCCTGGGAGCGCTTCGTGGCAATGTATCAGCGCCGGGGCCGGGCCCGCATCAGTCTGGATGCCCGAGTGCTGGGGGAGGGTGGAGATGCGCTGCGTTTCAGTGGCCAGTTCGTATTGCAGCGCTAGAACCTCAACGACTCAGTTCGCCACGTTGCTCCAGCAAGTCGCGGACCAAGTAGAGAGCGGCCAGGGCGCGGCCCTCGCTGAAGGTGTCGCGCTCGGTCAATTCCGCCAGAGCGTATAGATCGACGCTGTCGACCCGAATCGGCTCGGGCTCATCGCCGGGCAGGCGCTTTTCGTACAGGTCACGGGCCAGCACCACGGCAATTCGCTGACTCATATAGCCGGGTGAGAGTGACAGGTGGGTGAGGTATTCCAGGCGCTCGGCGCCGTATCCAGCTTCTTCCATCAGTTCCCGGTTGGCCGCATCCAGTACGTCCTCACCGGGCTCGACCAGTCCTTTGGGTAGCGACAGTTGGTAGTCATCGGTGCCGCCGCAATACTCTTCGATCAACAACGCAGTACGCGGATCCTTGAGTGCCACTACCATCACCGCACCATAGCCCTGACCTTTGTTCACCAGCCGCTCATAAGTGCGTTCGACGCCATTGCTGAAGCGCAACTGGACCTGCTCCACGGTGAACAGGCGGCTTTTGGCGACGATCTTGGCTTCCAGTGTTTCGGGCTTCTGCGGCATAAGGGCTCCGTGGTGGTCGGCGGCAGGCTCACGTATCATAGCCGCTCATTCACGGCAAACCCAACCGCTCATGCTTAATTGGAACACCATTGACACCGTATTGCTGGATATGGACGGTACCCTGCTCGATCTGCACTTCGACAACCACTTCTGGCTCGAGTACCTGCCGCAGCGTTACGCCGACCATCATGGTCAGTCGTTGGCCTGGGCCAAGGCCGAGATCTATCCCCTGATGCAGGCCAAGCAGGGGCAACTGGACTGGTACTGTCTGGATTTCTGGAGTCGTGAACTGAGCTTGCCAATCACCGCGCTCAAGCGTGAAGTGGCGCACCTGATCAGTTTGCGTCCGGATGCCGATCTGTTTTTGCAGGCCCTGCAGCGAGCCGGCAAGCAGGTGATCCTGATTACCAATGCGCACCGCGAATCGTTGTCACTGAAAATGGAACGGGTCGAACTGATGACCTATTTCCAGCGTCTGATCAGCTCCCACGACTTCGGCTTTCCCAAAGAGGCCCAGGCCTTCTGGCAGGCGTTGCAACATGAAGTCCCATTCGATCCCGAGCGCACCCTGTTTATCGATGACAGCCTGCCGATCCTGCGTGCGGCGCGTGAGTACGGCATCGCGCAGCTGCTGGCGGTGCGCCAGCCGGACAGCCGGGGCGCACTACGTGATACCGAGGAGTTTGATGCGGTAGAGGAGTATGCCCAGTTGGCGGGGCCGCTGTTGAGCACACCCGCCGCCTGAGTTAGCCCTTGCCCCGGGTGCGGGTCTGATTCGGCCGGGCGTTCTTTTCGATGTACTGGATGATCAGTCCGGCGATATCCTTGCCGGTGGTGGTTTCGATGCCTTCCAGGCCGGGTGAAGAGTTGACCTCCATGACCACCGGGCCATGGTTGGAACGCAGAATGTCGACCCCGGCCACACTCAGACCCATGACCTTGGCCGCACGCACGGCGGTCATGCGTTCTTCCGGGGTGATCTTGATCAGGCTGGCACTGCCGCCGCGGTGCAGGTTGGAGCGGAATTCGCCGGCCTTGGCCTGACGTTTCATCGCCGCGATCACCTTGTCGCCGACCACGAAACAGCGGATGTCGGCGCCGCCGGCTTCCTTGATGTATTCCTGGACCATGATGTTGGCCTTCAGGCCCATGAAGGCCTCAAGCACCGACTCGGCCGCCTGCTCGGTCTCGCACAGCACCACGCCAATCCCCTGGGTACCTTCGAGCAGCTTGATCACCAGGGGTGCGCCGCCGACCATGCTGATCAGGTCGGGGATGTCATCGGGTGAGTGGGCGAAGCCGGTAACTGGCAGACCAACGCCCTTGCGGGCCAGCAGTTGCAGCGAGCGCAATTTGTCGCGTGAGCGGCTGATCGCCACCGATTCGTTGAGCGGGAACACCCCCATCATCTCGAACTGACGCAGTACCGCGGCGCCGTAGAAGGTAATAGAGGCACCAATGCGCGGAATCACCGCGTCGAACCCGGTCAGCTCCTGCCCCTTGTAGTGGATCGAGGGCTTGTGACTGGTGATGTTCATGTAGGCCCGCAAGGTGTCGATCACCTGCATTTCATGGCCGCGCGCCAGCCCGGCTTCGACCAGCCGCCGGGTGGAGTAGAGATTACGGTTGCGCGACAGCACCGCGATTTTCATGGAAATGTCCTTCAGCCTTCAATAAACAATGAGGTTTGCGGCTTATCCTGGACAAAGCGTAGTCCGGGATTGATCACCAGTTGGCCATCGAGCATGGCGGTACAGCCGAGCAGAACCCGGTAACGCATGGCTTTGCGGCAGGTCAGGGTGAAGTCGACCCACCAGCAGCGATCACCCAGTACCAGTGGCGTGCGGATCACATGGCGCTCCTGAAGCTGACCGTTGGAGCTTTTGACCCGCTTGAAATCCACCAGTTGCGCCTCACAATACTGTTTGCGCTGCTTATTGCGGCTGCCGATGTGGGCGTTGAAGCGCACCCAGGGCTGACCATCGCGCTCGAACGTCACGATGTCGCTGGCGTGCAGAGCCGAGGTTTTGGCTCCGCTGTCGACCTTGGCCATGACCTGGTCGATCCCCAGCCCCGGCAGCCCGATCCATTCACGCAGGCCTATCACATTCAGATGGTCGAAGGTTTTCATCGGCTGTCTCCCTGTGCCGAAACAGCCTGGGTGGCAGCCGGCAATACCGCCTGTCGGCGGCTGGGTGCGGGTACCCCGCTCCAATGGCGCGCATCATGGGCCAAGACGCAGCGTTCGACAAGTCTGCCGGCGGCCCTGTTACACTCGTGTGAAGCCTGTTAGCGAGATAGCAGCGAGACAACTATGGCAGAGGATGACAAGGTTCGCCTGGACAAGTGGCTCTGGGCGGCGCGTTTTTTCAAGACCCGGGCGCTGGCCAAGGCCGCGATTGAGGGTGGCAAGGTGCAGTGTGGGGGTGAGCGCTGCAAGCCTTCCAGAGAGCCACGGGTAGGCGACCAGCTACAGATTCGCCAGGGGTTCGACAACCGAACGGTGATTGTCCGGGCGCTCAGCGTTCAGCGTCGGGGGGCTCCCGAAGCCCAGTTGCTGTACGAGGAAACCGCCGACAGTATTCGCCTGCGCGAGGCGGCGGCTGCTCAGCGCAAGGCCATGGGCGCCGGGCTGATGATCAGCGAGCAGCGTCCGAGCAAGAAACAGCGGCGGCAGATTCACCGTTTTCGCGACGAGCGCAATGCCGACAACGGCGATGGCTTGATATAATCGCTTCTTTTTCGCAATGAGCTGATTCTTGATGCAGTCCCTGGATACCACCCAACGCTTTCTCTTCGAACATGCCGATGTGCGCGGCGAGATGACCGCGCTTGATCAAAGCTATCGGGAGATTCTGGCCAAGCACGATTACCCTGAGCCGGTGCGAGCGCTGCTGGGCGAGATGCTGGCTGCTGCCGTATTACTGTCGACCACCATCAAGTTCGATGGCCTGCTGGTGTTGCAAGCACGCTCCAATGGCCCGCTGTCGACTCTGATGGTCGAATGTTCGAGCAGTCAGCAGGTGCGCGGCATTGCGCGTTACGCCGATGATCTGGAAGGTGACTGCCTGGCTGAACTGATGCCTGACGGTGTACTGGCGATTACCATCGACCCCGAACAGGGCCAGCGCTATCAGGGGATCGTGTCTCTGGAAGGCGGCTCGCTGGCTGAGGCGCTGAACAGCTATTTCGAGAACTCCGAGCAGTTGCCGACCCGTTTCCGGTTGCTGGCTGATGGGCGTCTGGCACGCGGCTTCCTGCTTCAGGCCCTGCCGGCTGACCGGCAGAAGGACCCCGAGCAACGGGCGCTGACCTGGGAGCACCTCAATGTTCTGGCCGATACCCTGACCCCGGAAGAGTTGCTGGCGTTGGACAATGCCGTATTACTGCACCGGCTGTTCCACGAAGAGGATCTGCGGCTGTTCGATACCCGCCCGGTGAGTTTCCACTGCAGTTGCTCAAGCGAGCGCTCGGGGCAGGCACTGGTCAGTCTGGGCCGCCACGACGCCTTTCAATTGCTTGAGGAGCAGGGCGGTAGTGTTGAGGTGGACTGCCAGTTCTGTAACAACCGCTATCGGTTCGGGTCTGCTGAGCTGGAGGCGCTGTTCAGCGATAGCGAAGAACACGCCCGGAGCCTGAACTAGAGCGATAGCGAACCTCTATTGGACCGATTGATGTCGGTCTGGAGCTGGGCTTAGCGCACTTGACTTTTTTTTGGCATAATGGCGCGCCTGCGCGCTGACCCAGCGCTGATTTGTGAGCTGTATAAACCTTTGATCTCCCGTGCTGAGGCCGTCTACCGGTCTTGAAGTAGAGTTCGGTCAAAGCCGAAGAGGATGATGTTTGATGACGCAAGCTACCAACACCGTTTATACCGATCTGAGCATCGCTCACCTGGTCGAGTTGGCGATCCAGCGCAATGAGGGTCAGTTGGCCGATACCGGCGCCCTGGTGGTAAAGACCGGTGCCCGCACCGGCCGCTCGCCGATGGATCGGTTCATTGTCGAAGAGCCGAGCACCCAGAACGCCATCGCCTGGGGACCGATCAACCGCCCGTTCCCGGCCGACAAGTTCGACGCACTGTGGGCTCGCGTGGCGCAGTACCTGTCGAGCAGCGAAAGCTTCGTATCGCATGTGCATGTTGGTGCCGACCCGGAGCACTACCTGCCGGTAGTGATGACCACCGAGACCGCCTGGCACAACCTGTTCGGCCGTACTCTGTTCATCAATCCGGCCCAGTTCAACCCGGCCGGCAAGGACAACTGGCAAATTCTCAACGCCCCGCATTTCGTTTGCGAGCCCGAGCGTGACGGTACCAACAGCGATGGCTGCGTGATCATCAACTTCGCCCAGCGCAAGGTGCTGCTGGCTGGCATGCAGTACGCCGGGGAAATGAAGAAGGCGATGTTCTCGGTACAGAACTTCCTGTTGCCGGCCAAGGATGTATTGCCGATGCACTGTGCCGCCAACGTTGGTGACGACGGTGATACCACCCTGTTCTTCGGTCTGTCCGGTACCGGCAAGACCACCCTGTCGGCCGACCCGGCGCGTAACCTGATTGGCGATGACGAACACGGCTGGGCCGAAGGCAGTGTGTTCAACATCGAAGGCGGCTGCTACGCCAAGTGTATCGATCTGTCGGAAAAGAACGAGCCGGTGATCTGGAAAGCGATCAAGTTTGGTTCGATCATCGAGAACGTGATCATCAACCCGGAAACCCGTATTGCCGATTATGCCGACGTCAGCCTGACCCAGAATACCCGCGTTGCCTATCCGCTGGAGCATGTCGAGAAGCGAGTGATCGCCAACCGTGCTGGTGAGCCGAATGCGATCATTTTCCTGACCTGCGACCTGACCGGGGTGCTGCCGCCGGTGTCGATCCTCAACAACGAGCAGGCTGCCTATCACTTCCTGTCCGGTTACACCGCACTGGTCGGCTCTACCGAAATGGGTTCTGGCGGCGGCATCAAGTCGACCTTCTCTACCTGCTTCGGCGCACCGTTCTTCCCGCGTCCTGCCGGCGAGTACGCCGAGCTGCTGATCAAGCGGATCAACGCCTTCGGCAGCAAGGTCTATCTGGTCAACACTGGCTGGACTGGCGGCCCCTACGGCACTGGCCAACGCTTCAGCATTCCGACTACCCGGGCGATCATCGCTGCGGTGCAGTCGGGTGCGCTGATCGGCACCGAGACCGAGCACCTGCCGCTGATCAACCTGGATGTGCCCAAGGCGGTCCCGGGTGTCGACACCCAACTGCTGAATCCGCGCAATACCTGGTCCGATCCAGCGGCCTATGACGCTGCCGCCCGTGAGCTGGCCGCCAAGTTCATCGAAAACTTCAAGAAGTTCGAGGTGTCCGAGGCCATCGTTCAGGCTGGTCCGCAGCTGTAATCAGCCGCTTCGGCTGGAAAGAAAAACCCGCCTTTGTGCGGGTTTTTCGTTTTTGCCAAGTCATTGTGCCGGATCGGAAATTTTGGGGTTGACAGGCGCTCTCTGGACGGTAAAATGGCGCGCCTCAGCAGGGGGAATGTGACACCAACCGCAGTCTCCTCTGAGGGTTCTCAAGGTAATTCCGCGATAGCTCAGTCGGTAGAGCAAATGACTGTTAATCATTGGGTCCCTGGTTCGAGTCCAGGTCGCGGAGCCAACTTGCTGAATATCGGGGTATAGCGCAGCCTGGTAGCGCGCCTGCTTTGGGAGCAGGATGTCGGGAGTTCGAATCCCCCTACCCCGACCATTTTTCAGAATATGGGTCGTTAGCTCAGTTGGTAGAGCAGTTGGCTTTTAACCAATTGGTCGTAGGTTCGAATCCTACACGACCCACCATTTTCTCCCCCTGTTTTCTCTTTCTCTTCATTTCTCTGTTTGCCTTACTTGAAAGCATCGCCCACTCGGGCCGGCGAATCCATGGGCGTTGATCAAACAGGTCGATCTTGGTTGTAGCCGCTCAAGCTGTCTGAATACTGTCCTCGCTGTCGGCTCCGCTAGATAAATGCTGCACTCGCCTGGCCCACAGAAACAGTCCCAGTCCGGCCAGAGCGGTCAGCGCACCGATATAACCGGTCACAGTCCAACCCATGCCAGCACTGATCGCCAGCCCGCCGAGCCAGGGACCCAGGGCGTTGGCGATGTTGAACGCGGCATGGTTGGAGGCGGCGGCCAGAGTCTGGGCGCCCTCGGCAATATCCATCAGGTGTGTTTGCAGCGCCGGCCCCAGGGCGATCATGGTGCCGACTGCAAAGATCGCCAGCAGGGCGCTCCAGGGCTGCTGTGCGGCCAGCGGAAAAACCAGCAGTACCAGCGCGCTCCAGATCAGGATCCAGGCCACCGCGCGAAAGCGCAGGCGGTCGAACAGCCGGCCGCCGAGGTTGTTGCCGACGATGCAGCCGGCACCGAATACGGCCATGGCCAGCGGAATCCAGCCCTTGCTGAGGCCTGTCACCTCCAGCAGGGTCGGAGCAACATAGCTGAATACGCAGAACATGCCGGCGAAACCGATGGCGCCAATTGCCAGTGCCAGCCAGATCGGAGCCCGGTTGAAGGCCCGTAGCTCCTCGCTGGGGTGGTTGCGTGGCTCGTTGCGGTCCAGTGGCAGAAACAGCGCCACCATCAGCACCGTGATCAGGGCAATCAGGCCGACCAGCACGAAAGCCAGGCGCCAGCTCAGGGTTTGCCCCAGCCAGGTGGCCAGAGGGTTGCCAATCAGAATGGCTACAGTCAGGCCAGCCAGTACCCGGCTGACCGCCTTGGCTCGCTGGCTGGGCGGCGCCAGCGATGCGGCCACCAGCATGGCGATACCGAAGTAGGCCCCGTGCGGCAATCCGGCCAGAAAGCGGAACAGCAGCAGACTGGGGTAGTCCGCCGCCAATGCGCTGGCAAAGTTGCCCAGCGCAAAGCAGCCCATCAACAGCAGCAACAGATGGCGGCGAAACAGCCTGGCCCCGAGCAGGGCCAGAGCAGGAGCGCCGATCACCACGCCCAGAGCGTAGGCGCTGATGACATGGCCGACCTGAGGTTCGCTGATGCCCAGATCCTCGGCAATGGTGGGCATCAGGCCCATGATGGTGAATTCGCCAGTACCAATGGCGAAGCCGCCCAGCGCCAGGGCGAGCTGAATCAGAATAACGGTACCGCGCGCAAGAGCGAGCGGTGTTTGGGCATGACTGGGCATGACTCAACCTTGTGAGTGAGTGGATCAAGCGGGTGCTGAGTTGTTATTGGCGTGGACCGCCGCTGCGCTGAGCGGCGGTTGGCGGCGGCCCGGTCGGGCCTCCAGGTTCAGTGCAGTTTGAGGCGTGGTTCGGTACTGCGCCCGATCCGGTCGCTGAGCATCAGCAGCAGGGTGCGGGCAACGCCGTACAACGCCATCTGGTGCAGGCGGTAGAGCGAAATGTAGAACATTCGCGCCAGCTTGCCTTCGAGCATCACGCTGCCGGTAAGGTTCCCCATCAGGTTGCCTACCGCGCTGAAACTCGACAGTGAGATCAGTGAGCCGTAGTCGCGATAGCTATATTGCTGCAGGGGCTTGCCGTCCAGCAGTCGGCGCAGGTTGGCAGCCAGCAGGCTGGCCTGCTGGTGAGCGGCCTGAGCCCGCGGCGGCACCAGTTTGCCGTCCTCGTCGGTGGGGCAGGCGGCGCAGTCACCAAAGGCGAAAATGCGCTCATCCAGGGTGGTCTGCAGGGTGCGCTGCACCAGCAACTGATTGATCCGGTTGGTTTCCAGTCCGAGTCCGGCGAGAAACTGCGGGGCGCGAATGCCGGCGGCCCAGACCTTGAGCGAGGCCGGCACCTGTTCGCCGTTGGCCAGCAGCAGATGGTCGGCGGCCACTTCCTTGACCGGAGAGCCGGTCAGCAGCTTGACTCCCAGGTCGCCTAGGACTTTGGTTACCGGGCCACTGATGCGTTCCGGCAGGGCCGGCAGCACCCGCTGGCTGGCCTCGATCAGGGTGATGTTGAGGTCTTCCGGGCGAATCCGGTCCAGGCCGTAGGCGCGCAGCAGCCGAGCTGCATGGTGCAGTTCGGCGGCCAGCTCGACGCCAGTGGCTCCGGCGCCGATGATCGCCAGATTGATCGGCTCGTTGGTGGTGCTCAGTCCTTCATTAGCCTGGGCTTTCATGTACTGGTTGAGCAGTAGGCGGTGGAAGCGCTCGGCCTGGTCTCGGGTATCGAGGAACAGGCAGTGCTCGGCCGCACCGGGGGTATTGAAGTCGTTAGTGGTACTGCCGACGGCGATCACCAGATAGTCGTAACCCAGCGTGCGTTGAGCGATCAGCTCGTCACCTTTGTCGTCGGCAATAGCCGCCAGGGTGATTTCCCGGCGTTCGCGGTCCAGCCCGCACATACGCCCGAGCTGAAAATGGAAGTGGTTCCATTTGGCCTGGGCGACATAATTGAGTTCGTCTTCGGTGGAGTTCAGCGAGCCGGCGGCGACTTCATGCAGCAGCGGCTTCCAGATGTGGGTCATGTTGGCGTCGACCAGGGTGATCCTGGCGCGCTTTTTCTTCCCCAGTTTGCGTCCCAGCCGGGTGGCCAGTTCAAGACCACCGGCGCCGCCACCGACCACCAATATACGCGGTAGGGCTTGATCCATTTGTGCGTTCGACATGTGCAAGACTCTTGAAATGAGTGAATCTGGCGTCAGTCGAAGCGAGCAGACTCGGGCTCGGGGGTCACCCCAGAACCAGAGTGGACAGGTAACGCGCGAGCAGGCCCATGGCGACTACCGCACCGAGAATGACGGCCAGCAGCAGCCAGACATTGAACGGCTTGCGTTCAACCTGGTGATGCGGGGCGCTCAGGTATTCATCGACCCGTTTTTGATCTTCGGGATACAGACGGCTGGGCATGGCATAACCTTTTTGTTCTTGGCGCAGTTGGGGGCCGCGCGGACAGGCTTGGACTGACTATGCCGGCAGTGTAGCCCCTTGTGACAAAGATTTCATCCGCCAAAAGTACTCACTTGGGAGCGGGTCCTTGGTCGGCTGTGGCTGATTGGCCGGGTTTGGACTGTTATCATCAGGCTCTGACCACCACCGGGACTCGTCATGCTCGCTGCCCACCTGCTCAGCACCAGTCAGATCGTCATCACTCTGTTGCTCTATGGTCTTGCCCTGTTGTGGGCGCTGGCGCGGGTGTCCTGGGTTGAGCTGCTGGCCGATAGTCGGCGTCAGCATCTGTTCTACGGTAGCGTGTTTGTGCTGGCCGTGCTGTGGCTGGTACGCCGTGAGTTCGATAGTGGGCTGACCTTTCATTTCATCGGCCTGACCGCCGTCACCTTGCTGC is a genomic window of Halopseudomonas phragmitis containing:
- a CDS encoding MFS transporter — its product is MPSHAQTPLALARGTVILIQLALALGGFAIGTGEFTIMGLMPTIAEDLGISEPQVGHVISAYALGVVIGAPALALLGARLFRRHLLLLLMGCFALGNFASALAADYPSLLLFRFLAGLPHGAYFGIAMLVAASLAPPSQRAKAVSRVLAGLTVAILIGNPLATWLGQTLSWRLAFVLVGLIALITVLMVALFLPLDRNEPRNHPSEELRAFNRAPIWLALAIGAIGFAGMFCVFSYVAPTLLEVTGLSKGWIPLAMAVFGAGCIVGNNLGGRLFDRLRFRAVAWILIWSALVLLVFPLAAQQPWSALLAIFAVGTMIALGPALQTHLMDIAEGAQTLAAASNHAAFNIANALGPWLGGLAISAGMGWTVTGYIGALTALAGLGLFLWARRVQHLSSGADSEDSIQTA
- a CDS encoding NAD(P)/FAD-dependent oxidoreductase, with the protein product MSNAQMDQALPRILVVGGGAGGLELATRLGRKLGKKKRARITLVDANMTHIWKPLLHEVAAGSLNSTEDELNYVAQAKWNHFHFQLGRMCGLDRERREITLAAIADDKGDELIAQRTLGYDYLVIAVGSTTNDFNTPGAAEHCLFLDTRDQAERFHRLLLNQYMKAQANEGLSTTNEPINLAIIGAGATGVELAAELHHAARLLRAYGLDRIRPEDLNITLIEASQRVLPALPERISGPVTKVLGDLGVKLLTGSPVKEVAADHLLLANGEQVPASLKVWAAGIRAPQFLAGLGLETNRINQLLVQRTLQTTLDERIFAFGDCAACPTDEDGKLVPPRAQAAHQQASLLAANLRRLLDGKPLQQYSYRDYGSLISLSSFSAVGNLMGNLTGSVMLEGKLARMFYISLYRLHQMALYGVARTLLLMLSDRIGRSTEPRLKLH
- a CDS encoding DUF3094 family protein, with amino-acid sequence MPSRLYPEDQKRVDEYLSAPHHQVERKPFNVWLLLAVILGAVVAMGLLARYLSTLVLG